From Homalodisca vitripennis isolate AUS2020 chromosome 1, UT_GWSS_2.1, whole genome shotgun sequence, the proteins below share one genomic window:
- the LOC124353046 gene encoding uncharacterized protein LOC124353046 codes for MVIYIRRRGYVSIIMRTGIVSLMLLVPITMQEDSYSQEELTENIHIYEGADFEEVTKTTLFVDKSLLIKRIYDNTKHGKGILIQTPSKFGKSTNLNMVKRFFEINLNDKGIIITSEDTKNYKIFRNNYLNIYKIRQFFDRYFGKYPVISIDYKPLSKVVTVEQMLAVFFREVMSETFSAHKYLLNDPYLWQHNITLSWIDRDKFERFVNPELNNKLTETDIRTGFSFLCKLLHKRYETRVVVLVDNFDSFVDSPLYAQNSDIFHLMSAVNCDLLRCEIVGRSVVTGLIRGSGPTRR; via the exons ATGGTTATCTACATAAGAAGACGGGGTTATGTAAGCATTATTATGAGAACCGGAATAGTGAGTCTAATGTTGCTGGTTCCCATCACAATGCAAGAAGACAGTTACAGCCAGGAG GAATTAACagaaaacatacatatttatgaGGGAGCTGATTTCGAAGAGGTGACTAAAACGACGTTGTTTGTCGACAAATCACTTCTAATTAAGAGAATATATGACAATACAAAACATGGCAAAGGAATATTAATTCAAACACCCAGCAAGTTTGGAaaatctactaacttaaatatgGTCAAACGTTTTTTCGAAATCAATCTTAACGACAAGGGTATTATTATAACGAGTGAAGATACGAAGAACTACAAGATATTTAGAAACAACTATttgaacatttacaaaattaggcAGTTTTTCGACAGGTATTTTGGTAAATATCCCGTCATTTCTATAGACTACAAACCACTCAGCAAGGTCGTTACTGTGGAACAGATGTTGGCAGTCTTCTTTAGGGAAGTGATGTCAGAAACCTTTTCTGCTCACAAGTACTTATTGAACGATCCTTACCTGTGGCAACATAATATAACTTTGAGTTGGATAGACCGGGATAAGTTTGAACGCTTCGTAAATCCCGAACTAAACAATAAGTTGACGGAAACTGACATAAGAACTGGTTTTAGTTTCCTGTGCAAACTTCTGCACAAGCGATACGAGACGCGAGTGGTAGTATTGGTCGATAACTTCGACAGTTTCGTGGATAGTCCCTTGTACGCTCAGAACTCCGACATATTCCACCTGATGAGTGCGGTGAACTGTGACCTACTGCGATGTGAGATTGTGGGGCGATCTGTGGTGACGGGGTTGATACGGGGTTCAGGTCCGACGCGACGGTAG